One window from the genome of Tachypleus tridentatus isolate NWPU-2018 chromosome 11, ASM421037v1, whole genome shotgun sequence encodes:
- the LOC143231986 gene encoding uncharacterized protein LOC143231986 isoform X3, which produces MDMDLIEVLWKQDIDLGISRDVFDGKAALESDKAIIQTELLKKQELKEDKVINDESLPSSYNPWEGISYSIDSETGEHVILNEQPGNESTNQLNFEYESHVLGVEVFQQLTDELNRIPIDEAFRLFDQGVLNQTEPFGCHEITGTYTEELPEDPEDLIHELKQFSELLQKTAENNESNQEPVEIPPSVENCWEELSFPVVSMNTTNPFPMLASDGTQSFYAPSNSNMSGMAVDTLENLNNHYSEVLLQNATLGLPAPDLTDLTSADPVGEMCGVGSSLETSLGTLTNATEPLSEGMIESAYDQIFSEFSYLGNTSMFTVNHDTDQLLTDLFAEEDIKLIEKAATTGAAVFNTPVNIGENKCDANSDSAVSSMGSDCVSSMSDGEWLESCSETSTHQDDKEISVHMELNHSLALSSEINKRDPLTHFSGIQYPPVAQKKYKLFGRQQQNFKNENCGSTFQELDQKEQPFKNFQQLTENGNAGSDTSGPHPHTSTEETPNQEHNDNCSGRSSVNSVRSTYPKSFHHNHTYHLPLNGSDCSQKPIMRDKLKAQLEEQDQRSRDEKNVKAMKLPLSVSEIINLPIDEFNERISKYNLTEPQLSLIKDIRRRGKNKVAAQNCRKRKMDQVVDLEKELNVLQQEKLELDTVHQKMLNFYQLAQDKYTQLYKYIMKESYGQQELPDLASSSSQELGSFSIPTNSTKEGETSTENSKGARAKRKTDKK; this is translated from the exons gaCATGGATCTGATTGAAGTTCTTTGGAAACAAGACATTGACCTAGGGATAAGCCGTGATGTCTTTGATGGGAAAGCTGCCTTGGAAAGTGACAAAGCTATTATACAGACTGAACTATTAAAAAAACAGGAACTGAAA GAAGACAAAGTGATAAATGATGAGTCATTGCCATCTTCATATAATCCTTGGGAAGGGATTTCATACAGTATTGATTCAGAGACTG GTGAGCATGTCATTCTTAATGAACAGCCTGGAAATGAAAGTACCAATCAGTTGAATTTTGAATACGAATCGCATGTTTTGGGTGTGGAAGTTTTTCAACAGTTAACAGATGAACTGAATAGAATTCCTATAGATGAAGCCTTCAGATTGTTTGACCAAGGGGTACTTAACCAGACTGAACCTTTTGGTTGTCATGAGATTACTGGTACTTATACAGAAGAATTACCTGAAGATCCTGAAGACTTGATACATGAGTTGAAGCAGTTCAGTGAATTGCTTCAGAAAACTGCcgaaaataatgaaagtaatcaAGAG ccAGTAGAAATACCTCCATCCGTAGAGAACTGTTGGGAGGAACTTTCATTTCCTGTGGTATCTATGAACACTACAAATCCCTTTCCAATGCTGGCATCAGATGGCACTCAGAGCTTTTATGCACCAAGTAATTCAAATATGAGTGGAATGGCTGTAGACACTCTGGAAAACCTGAACAATCATTATTCAGAAGTTCTACTACAGAATGCTACTTTGGGTCTACCAGCTCCTGACCTAACAGATCTAACTTCTGCTGATCCTGTTG gtGAGATGTGTGGTGTTGGATCATCACTGGAAACTTCCCTGGGCACTTTGACTAATGCTACTGAACCTTTGAGTGAAGGAATGATAGAATCAGCATATGATCAAATATTTTCAGAGTTCTCATATCTAGGAAATACTAGCATGTTTACTGTAAACCATGATACAGACCAATTATTAACAGATTTGTTTGCAGAAGAAGATATAAAGCTCATAGAAAAGGCTGCTACCACTGGAG CTGCTGTATTTAATACACCAGTAAATATTGGGGAAAATAAATGTGATGCTAATAGTGATTCAGCTGTGTCATCAATGGGTTCTGACTGTGTATCATCTATGTCTGATGGA GAATGGCTAGAGTCTTGTTCAGAGACATCTACCCATCAAGATGATAAGGAGATTTCTGTGCACATGGAATTAAATCACTCTTTGGCTCTTTCATCAGAGATAAACAAAAGAGACCCTCTTACACATTTTTCAGGAATACAGTATCCACCAGTAGcccagaaaaaatataaattatttggtCGTCAacagcaaaactttaaaaacgaG AATTGTGGAAGTACTTTTCAAGAATTAGACCAGAAAGAACAGCCATTTAAGAATTTTCAGCAATTAACAGAAAATGGTAATGCTGGCAGTGACACAAGTGGTCCACATCCTCACACTTCAACAGAAGAAACACCAAACCAAGAacataatgacaactgttctGGTAGAAGTTCTGTAAACTCAGTGAGAAGCACTTACCCCAAATCTTTCCACCACAACCATACTTACCATTTGCCACTTAATGGAAGCGATTGTTCCCAAAAACCCATTATGAGGGACAAGCTTAAGGCCCAACTTGAGGAACAGGATCAGAGATCAAGAGATGAAAAAAATGTGAAAGCTATGAAGCTACCCTTGTCTGTATCAGAAATTATCAACCTTCCCATAGATGAATTTAATGAAAGGATTTCCAAATATAATCTGACTGAACCACAGTTATCATTAATTAAGGATATTCGTAGAAGGGGCAAAAATAAA GTAGCTGCTCAGAACTGTCGGAAAAGAAAGATGGACCAGGTCGTGGATCTTGAGAAGGAACTGAATGTGTTGCAGCAAGAAAAACTGGAACTGGACACAGTACAtcaaaaaatgttgaatttttatcAGTTAGCTCAGGACAAGTATACCCAGTTGTACAAGTACATCATGAAGGAGTCCTATGGCCAACAGGAACTTCCAGATTTGGCTTCATCTTCTAGTCAGGAACTTGGTTCATTTTCCATTCCTACAAATAGCACAAAAGAAGGTGAAACATCTACAGAGAACAGTAAAGGAGCTCGAGCTAAAAGGAAGACTGACAAGAAGTGA
- the LOC143231986 gene encoding uncharacterized protein LOC143231986 isoform X4, translating into MDLIEVLWKQDIDLGISRDVFDGKAALESDKAIIQTELLKKQELKEDKVINDESLPSSYNPWEGISYSIDSETGEHVILNEQPGNESTNQLNFEYESHVLGVEVFQQLTDELNRIPIDEAFRLFDQGVLNQTEPFGCHEITGTYTEELPEDPEDLIHELKQFSELLQKTAENNESNQEPVEIPPSVENCWEELSFPVVSMNTTNPFPMLASDGTQSFYAPSNSNMSGMAVDTLENLNNHYSEVLLQNATLGLPAPDLTDLTSADPVGEMCGVGSSLETSLGTLTNATEPLSEGMIESAYDQIFSEFSYLGNTSMFTVNHDTDQLLTDLFAEEDIKLIEKAATTGAAVFNTPVNIGENKCDANSDSAVSSMGSDCVSSMSDGEWLESCSETSTHQDDKEISVHMELNHSLALSSEINKRDPLTHFSGIQYPPVAQKKYKLFGRQQQNFKNENCGSTFQELDQKEQPFKNFQQLTENGNAGSDTSGPHPHTSTEETPNQEHNDNCSGRSSVNSVRSTYPKSFHHNHTYHLPLNGSDCSQKPIMRDKLKAQLEEQDQRSRDEKNVKAMKLPLSVSEIINLPIDEFNERISKYNLTEPQLSLIKDIRRRGKNKVAAQNCRKRKMDQVVDLEKELNVLQQEKLELDTVHQKMLNFYQLAQDKYTQLYKYIMKESYGQQELPDLASSSSQELGSFSIPTNSTKEGETSTENSKGARAKRKTDKK; encoded by the exons ATGGATCTGATTGAAGTTCTTTGGAAACAAGACATTGACCTAGGGATAAGCCGTGATGTCTTTGATGGGAAAGCTGCCTTGGAAAGTGACAAAGCTATTATACAGACTGAACTATTAAAAAAACAGGAACTGAAA GAAGACAAAGTGATAAATGATGAGTCATTGCCATCTTCATATAATCCTTGGGAAGGGATTTCATACAGTATTGATTCAGAGACTG GTGAGCATGTCATTCTTAATGAACAGCCTGGAAATGAAAGTACCAATCAGTTGAATTTTGAATACGAATCGCATGTTTTGGGTGTGGAAGTTTTTCAACAGTTAACAGATGAACTGAATAGAATTCCTATAGATGAAGCCTTCAGATTGTTTGACCAAGGGGTACTTAACCAGACTGAACCTTTTGGTTGTCATGAGATTACTGGTACTTATACAGAAGAATTACCTGAAGATCCTGAAGACTTGATACATGAGTTGAAGCAGTTCAGTGAATTGCTTCAGAAAACTGCcgaaaataatgaaagtaatcaAGAG ccAGTAGAAATACCTCCATCCGTAGAGAACTGTTGGGAGGAACTTTCATTTCCTGTGGTATCTATGAACACTACAAATCCCTTTCCAATGCTGGCATCAGATGGCACTCAGAGCTTTTATGCACCAAGTAATTCAAATATGAGTGGAATGGCTGTAGACACTCTGGAAAACCTGAACAATCATTATTCAGAAGTTCTACTACAGAATGCTACTTTGGGTCTACCAGCTCCTGACCTAACAGATCTAACTTCTGCTGATCCTGTTG gtGAGATGTGTGGTGTTGGATCATCACTGGAAACTTCCCTGGGCACTTTGACTAATGCTACTGAACCTTTGAGTGAAGGAATGATAGAATCAGCATATGATCAAATATTTTCAGAGTTCTCATATCTAGGAAATACTAGCATGTTTACTGTAAACCATGATACAGACCAATTATTAACAGATTTGTTTGCAGAAGAAGATATAAAGCTCATAGAAAAGGCTGCTACCACTGGAG CTGCTGTATTTAATACACCAGTAAATATTGGGGAAAATAAATGTGATGCTAATAGTGATTCAGCTGTGTCATCAATGGGTTCTGACTGTGTATCATCTATGTCTGATGGA GAATGGCTAGAGTCTTGTTCAGAGACATCTACCCATCAAGATGATAAGGAGATTTCTGTGCACATGGAATTAAATCACTCTTTGGCTCTTTCATCAGAGATAAACAAAAGAGACCCTCTTACACATTTTTCAGGAATACAGTATCCACCAGTAGcccagaaaaaatataaattatttggtCGTCAacagcaaaactttaaaaacgaG AATTGTGGAAGTACTTTTCAAGAATTAGACCAGAAAGAACAGCCATTTAAGAATTTTCAGCAATTAACAGAAAATGGTAATGCTGGCAGTGACACAAGTGGTCCACATCCTCACACTTCAACAGAAGAAACACCAAACCAAGAacataatgacaactgttctGGTAGAAGTTCTGTAAACTCAGTGAGAAGCACTTACCCCAAATCTTTCCACCACAACCATACTTACCATTTGCCACTTAATGGAAGCGATTGTTCCCAAAAACCCATTATGAGGGACAAGCTTAAGGCCCAACTTGAGGAACAGGATCAGAGATCAAGAGATGAAAAAAATGTGAAAGCTATGAAGCTACCCTTGTCTGTATCAGAAATTATCAACCTTCCCATAGATGAATTTAATGAAAGGATTTCCAAATATAATCTGACTGAACCACAGTTATCATTAATTAAGGATATTCGTAGAAGGGGCAAAAATAAA GTAGCTGCTCAGAACTGTCGGAAAAGAAAGATGGACCAGGTCGTGGATCTTGAGAAGGAACTGAATGTGTTGCAGCAAGAAAAACTGGAACTGGACACAGTACAtcaaaaaatgttgaatttttatcAGTTAGCTCAGGACAAGTATACCCAGTTGTACAAGTACATCATGAAGGAGTCCTATGGCCAACAGGAACTTCCAGATTTGGCTTCATCTTCTAGTCAGGAACTTGGTTCATTTTCCATTCCTACAAATAGCACAAAAGAAGGTGAAACATCTACAGAGAACAGTAAAGGAGCTCGAGCTAAAAGGAAGACTGACAAGAAGTGA